The Deltaproteobacteria bacterium genome contains the following window.
CGAGTTTTTCCAGTGCTGGCAGAATAGCCTCTCTCTTAAAGGCTTTGCTGTCCGGAGAAAAGTCGGAAAGTGAGATGCCAAAGAGCCACTGAGCAATAACAACGTAAAGCTGACTTCCTAAAATCCGGATCGCTGAACGGTATTGCCTGCCCATAAATTTGGAGCCGATAACCATATCGACATACTTGAGCAAATCTTTGGCGTAAAGGATAAAGGCTAGGTCCGAGGGAAGATCTATGTCTAAGCATACTAAAGCGTCACCATGAGCGTTCTTGGCGCTAATGACAAAAGCTCTTCCGACGCCTCGCTCTGGTAGAGAGAAAAAACGAAACCATGAATATTTTTTCATTAATTCATGACCAATTATATTCGTCTCATCGGTCGAGCCGTTACTAGTAACAATTATTTCGTGCGGAAGTTTTTCGCGTTCGAGATAGGCATGAAGCTTTTTTATCGACTCGTCTAGAATGTCAGCCTCGTTATAAACAGGGAGAAGAACCGAAATCATCGACAAAAAAACCTTTCAGTGTGCTTAAAGATTTTGGAAAGCCTTACAAGCTTGTGTTCTTGCGCTTCCGTTAGTAGAAAACTAGCCAATATTGTGATGCTCAGTTTAGGAAAAAGGGTCTATGCAGGGCAAGAGAAAAACTGCTTTTATTTCAGGGACTTCCAGTGGCTTAGGCGAGAGGACACTTAGTAGAGACACATCTTCTCTAACGTCCAGGGAATTTGACGTTTTAGTCATTGGCGGGGGTATTAATGGCGCCTGCATTGCCTGGGATGCGCGGCAGAGGGGCTTTGATGTTGCTTTAATTGAGAAGGGCGATTTCGGACAGGGAGCCTCACAAGGTTGCTTTAAAATCGTCCATGGAGGCCTGCGCTATCTCCAACACGGCGATATTGGTCGTTTAAGGGAGTCGGTTCGCGAGCAGAGAACTTTGCGACATATTGCTCCACATCTAGTTCATCCCATGCCGTTTTTAGTTCCTTGTTATGGTTATGGGATGCGTGGGAAAGAAGTCCTTTCGCTTGGAGTTATGCTTTATGAGCTGCTCGCTAGTAATAGAAATGAGCTAGTGTCTGATTACCATCGCCTTCCTAGCTTTAAAATACTAAATAAAGAGCAGTGCCTTTCGCTTGCCCCAGGATTAAACGCTGCCGGACTAAGAGGAGCTGTTATCTATTATGACTGTCAGATGTCAAATTGCGAGCGCTTGACTTTAAGTTTTGTTAAAGCCGCAGCTTTTAGCGGAGCGGTAGTGTGTAACTACGTAGCGGCAACCGAGCTAGAAACCGAAGCTAGCGGCAATGTCGTTAAGCGCGAGATAAAGAGAGTTGTATGCCGCGATATGCTAAATGGTCGAACTTTAGACATTCGTGCAAAGTGCATTGTTAACGCTGCTGGGCCTTGGTCTCATGTCGTTT
Protein-coding sequences here:
- a CDS encoding glycosyltransferase family 2 protein — translated: MISVLLPVYNEADILDESIKKLHAYLEREKLPHEIIVTSNGSTDETNIIGHELMKKYSWFRFFSLPERGVGRAFVISAKNAHGDALVCLDIDLPSDLAFILYAKDLLKYVDMVIGSKFMGRQYRSAIRILGSQLYVVIAQWLFGISLSDFSPDSKAFKREAILPALEKLDGWTGYVFELALYLSAKNKRIVQISIDCKDRRKSKFNLLHEAFYRYFHLYRCWREFRNAKSWFHCT